In Schlegelella aquatica, one DNA window encodes the following:
- a CDS encoding sodium-dependent bicarbonate transport family permease: MLDVVVFFFLLGVIARVVGSDLRLPEALYETLSIYLLLAIGLKGGIELSKQPMAALAPQVGAAILLSFTIPFLLYPVLRALRLAGPDSASLAAHYGSVSVVTFAVVTAALTRAGLPYESHAALWVAVMEAPGIVSGILLARLAKLQEVRWGALLHEVLFGKSVLLLLGGLIIGAIAGVEGTAPIKAVFIDPFKGVLALFLLELGLVAGGRLSEVRRFGLPVVAVGVLAPPLLAVLGAGVGVALGLSTGGVAVFATLAASASYIAAPTAMRLAVPEANAALSITAALGITFPFNIVVGIPLYIGLARWLTQ, encoded by the coding sequence ATGCTGGACGTCGTCGTCTTCTTTTTCCTGCTGGGCGTGATCGCCCGCGTGGTCGGCTCGGACTTGCGCCTGCCCGAGGCGCTGTACGAGACCTTGTCCATCTACCTGCTGCTGGCCATCGGCCTGAAGGGCGGCATCGAGCTGTCCAAGCAGCCCATGGCCGCGCTCGCACCCCAGGTGGGCGCTGCGATCCTGCTGAGCTTCACCATCCCGTTCCTGTTGTACCCGGTGCTGCGCGCGCTGCGGCTCGCCGGGCCCGACAGCGCCTCGCTGGCCGCGCACTACGGCTCGGTCAGCGTGGTCACGTTCGCCGTCGTCACGGCGGCGCTGACCCGCGCCGGCCTGCCCTACGAGAGCCATGCGGCGCTGTGGGTCGCCGTGATGGAGGCGCCGGGGATCGTCTCGGGGATTCTGCTCGCCCGGCTCGCCAAGCTGCAGGAGGTGCGCTGGGGCGCGTTGCTGCACGAGGTGCTGTTCGGCAAGAGCGTGCTGCTGCTGCTCGGCGGGCTGATCATCGGGGCGATCGCGGGCGTGGAGGGCACGGCGCCCATCAAGGCGGTGTTCATCGACCCCTTCAAGGGGGTGCTGGCGCTGTTCCTGCTCGAGCTGGGCTTGGTCGCGGGGGGCCGCTTGTCGGAAGTGCGGCGGTTCGGCCTGCCGGTGGTGGCGGTGGGCGTGCTCGCACCGCCGCTGCTGGCCGTCCTGGGCGCGGGCGTCGGCGTCGCGCTGGGGCTGTCGACCGGCGGGGTGGCGGTGTTCGCCACGCTGGCGGCCAGCGCGAGCTACATCGCCGCCCCCACGGCCATGCGCCTGGCGGTGCCGGAGGCCAACGCGGCGCTGTCGATCACCGCGGCGCTGGGCATCACCTTCCCGTTCAACATCGTCGTCGGCATCCCGCTCTACATCGGGTTGGCGCGATGGCTCACACAATGA
- a CDS encoding SpoVR family protein, with product MNETVRERATQPLPSPSDWTFELIETYHDAIAEVAREYKLDTYPNQLEIITAEQMMDAYASVGMPVIYRHWSYGKQFIATEKSYRRGHMGLAYEIVINSDPCIAYLMEENTMAMQALVIAHAAYGHNSFFKGNYLFRMWTDASSIIDYLVYAKNYIAECEERHGVDAVEDVLDSCHALMNYGVDRYRRPQKLSLAKEQARRAEREAYLQQQVNDLWRTVPRRTDKSGEEEEAAKRFPPEPQENLLYFIEKNAPLLEPWQREIVRIVRKVAQYFYPQRQTQVMNEGWATFWHYTLLNTLYDRGLLADGFMLECLKSHTNVIFQPPVGHPAYSGINPYALGFAMFSDIKRICESPTEEDRRWFPEIAGSDWLTTLDYAMRNFKDESFIGQFLSPKLMRDFRFFAIRDDEDEPELEVSAIHDDSGYRHLRESLSKQYDLNHREPNIQVWSVNLRGDRSLTLRHTQHNDRPLNDDAQEVLKHVARLWGFDVHLESVDGRGRTQRRWTAHAPRQ from the coding sequence ATGAACGAGACCGTGCGCGAACGCGCGACCCAGCCGCTGCCCAGCCCGTCGGACTGGACGTTCGAGCTGATCGAGACGTACCACGACGCCATCGCCGAGGTGGCGCGCGAGTACAAACTCGACACCTACCCGAACCAGCTGGAGATCATCACCGCCGAGCAGATGATGGATGCCTACGCGTCGGTCGGCATGCCGGTCATCTACCGGCACTGGTCGTACGGCAAGCAGTTCATCGCCACCGAGAAGAGCTACCGCCGCGGCCACATGGGCCTGGCCTACGAGATCGTCATCAACTCCGACCCCTGCATCGCCTACCTCATGGAAGAGAACACCATGGCGATGCAGGCGCTGGTGATCGCCCACGCGGCCTACGGCCACAACAGCTTCTTCAAGGGCAACTACCTGTTCCGCATGTGGACCGACGCGTCGTCGATCATCGACTACCTGGTCTACGCGAAGAACTACATCGCCGAGTGCGAGGAGCGCCACGGCGTCGATGCAGTGGAGGACGTGCTCGACTCCTGCCATGCCCTCATGAACTACGGGGTGGACCGCTACCGGCGTCCGCAGAAGCTCTCGCTCGCCAAGGAACAGGCGCGCCGGGCCGAGCGCGAGGCCTACCTGCAGCAGCAGGTCAACGACCTGTGGCGCACCGTCCCCCGGCGCACCGACAAATCCGGCGAGGAGGAGGAAGCCGCCAAGCGCTTTCCGCCCGAGCCGCAGGAGAACCTGCTTTACTTCATCGAGAAGAACGCGCCGCTGCTGGAGCCCTGGCAGCGCGAGATCGTGCGCATCGTGCGCAAGGTGGCGCAGTACTTCTATCCGCAGCGCCAGACGCAGGTCATGAACGAGGGCTGGGCGACCTTCTGGCACTACACCTTGCTCAACACGCTCTACGACCGCGGGCTGCTGGCCGACGGCTTCATGCTGGAGTGCCTGAAGTCGCACACCAACGTGATCTTCCAGCCGCCCGTGGGGCACCCGGCCTACAGCGGCATCAACCCGTATGCGCTGGGGTTCGCGATGTTCTCCGACATCAAGCGCATCTGCGAGAGCCCCACCGAGGAAGACCGCCGCTGGTTCCCCGAGATCGCGGGCAGCGACTGGCTCACCACGCTCGACTATGCGATGCGCAACTTCAAGGACGAGAGCTTCATCGGCCAGTTCCTGAGCCCGAAGCTGATGCGCGATTTCCGCTTCTTCGCGATCCGCGACGACGAGGACGAGCCGGAGCTCGAAGTCTCCGCCATCCATGACGACAGCGGCTACCGGCACCTGCGCGAATCGCTGTCCAAGCAGTACGACCTCAACCATCGCGAGCCGAACATCCAGGTCTGGAGCGTCAATCTGCGCGGCGATCGCTCGCTCACGCTGCGTCACACCCAGCACAACGACCGCCCGCTCAACGACGACGCACAGGAAGTGCTCAAGCACGTGGCGCGGCTGTGGGGCTTCGACGTGCACCTGGAAAGCGTCGACGGCCGCGGCCGCACGCAGCGGCGCTGGACGGCGCACGCGCCCCGGCAGTAG
- a CDS encoding zinc ribbon domain-containing protein: protein MPVSRHLPKEALRGLWASLRAVRDGPALGMLSATYAAAGLLLAMVQQSVAAERWGFAWGYGAAMLAVAFYGGNAAGILLMDDARGAPRRTAAAALRQSLRTAHRLLGVMALVAVTYAAGLGLLALVLVMCRTPWLGPLMYTVVLPAGVVVSGLAWLALPAVIVPLAAPAVWDGVETLSVLQRLYGLVRHRLLEVLLLMLGVGVLASFVAAVVVFVIAAGGQTLAAMSRLILGAEVPLAQWMAGLFGYGVRSLASAGVDLRGQPHALAGLVGGGVVFVLSLVLPSLVYLRGACAVYLSQEGREPEVPGLGPRSEPSERGAPVRSPAGAAAGRAAGDGILTGPEPQLETTIMMARAPAQAPTPGRAVDVLLPLDEPARQDCRACGAPMARGDRFCAACGARA from the coding sequence ATGCCGGTGAGCCGACACTTGCCGAAGGAAGCCTTGCGCGGGCTGTGGGCCAGCTTGCGAGCGGTTCGTGATGGCCCGGCCTTGGGCATGCTCTCGGCCACCTATGCCGCGGCGGGCCTGCTGCTGGCGATGGTCCAGCAGTCGGTGGCCGCAGAACGATGGGGATTCGCGTGGGGCTATGGGGCCGCCATGCTCGCGGTGGCCTTCTATGGCGGCAACGCGGCCGGCATCTTGCTGATGGACGACGCCCGCGGGGCCCCGCGACGCACGGCGGCCGCGGCGCTGCGGCAGTCGTTGCGCACGGCCCATCGCCTGCTCGGCGTCATGGCGCTGGTCGCCGTCACCTATGCGGCGGGGCTGGGGTTGCTCGCCCTGGTGCTGGTGATGTGCCGCACGCCCTGGCTCGGCCCGTTGATGTACACCGTGGTGCTGCCGGCGGGGGTCGTGGTGTCTGGGCTGGCCTGGCTGGCGCTGCCGGCCGTCATCGTGCCGCTCGCCGCGCCGGCGGTGTGGGACGGCGTCGAGACGCTGTCCGTGCTGCAGCGCCTGTACGGCCTCGTGCGGCACCGCCTGCTCGAAGTGCTGCTGCTGATGCTCGGGGTCGGCGTGCTGGCGAGTTTCGTGGCGGCCGTGGTGGTGTTCGTCATCGCGGCCGGAGGACAGACGCTGGCCGCGATGTCCCGGCTGATCCTCGGCGCGGAGGTGCCGCTCGCGCAGTGGATGGCCGGCTTGTTCGGCTACGGGGTGCGCAGCCTCGCCAGCGCCGGGGTGGACCTGCGGGGGCAGCCGCACGCGCTCGCGGGCCTGGTGGGCGGGGGCGTGGTCTTCGTGCTCAGTCTGGTGCTGCCCAGCCTCGTCTACCTGCGAGGCGCGTGCGCGGTGTATCTCTCGCAGGAGGGGCGGGAGCCGGAAGTGCCCGGGCTCGGCCCCCGCAGCGAGCCCTCGGAGCGCGGCGCACCGGTTCGCTCGCCGGCGGGCGCCGCCGCCGGCCGCGCGGCCGGCGACGGGATTCTGACGGGGCCCGAGCCGCAGCTCGAGACGACCATCATGATGGCCAGGGCCCCGGCGCAGGCCCCGACGCCCGGCAGGGCGGTGGACGTGCTGCTGCCGCTGGACGAGCCCGCCCGGCAGGACTGCCGGGCCTGCGGCGCGCCGATGGCGCGAGGCGACCGCTTCTGCGCGGCGTGCGGCGCGCGGGCGTGA
- a CDS encoding RNA recognition motif domain-containing protein: MGNKLYVGNLAYSVRDEELGSAFSQFGTVTSAKVMMDRDTGRSKGFGFVEMGSDAEAQSAINGMNGQSLAGRAIVVNEARPREDRPGGGAGGGFRGAYGNGGGRGGFGGGGGGGRGGFGGGGGRGGFGGGRGGY, encoded by the coding sequence ATGGGCAACAAGCTATACGTCGGCAACCTCGCCTATTCCGTGCGTGACGAAGAACTCGGCAGCGCGTTTTCTCAGTTCGGCACCGTCACGTCCGCCAAGGTCATGATGGACCGCGACACCGGCCGCTCCAAAGGCTTCGGCTTCGTCGAAATGGGCTCGGACGCCGAGGCCCAATCCGCCATCAACGGCATGAACGGCCAGTCGCTCGCCGGCCGCGCGATCGTCGTGAACGAAGCGCGCCCGCGTGAAGATCGTCCGGGCGGCGGTGCCGGCGGTGGCTTCCGCGGCGCCTACGGCAACGGCGGCGGTCGCGGCGGGTTCGGGGGTGGCGGTGGCGGCGGCCGCGGTGGCTTCGGCGGCGGTGGCGGCCGGGGCGGCTTCGGTGGCGGCCGCGGCGGCTACTGA
- a CDS encoding P-II family nitrogen regulator, which produces MHTMALTKHARQLLVIIAEAALEKSLVRDVKRLGAHGYTVYDVRGEGAMGVREGEWEADRTIEMKVICEAQVADQIAEHVLNTYAPNYAVTMFFAAVQVLRPEKF; this is translated from the coding sequence ATGCACACCATGGCCCTGACCAAACACGCCCGCCAGCTGCTGGTGATCATCGCCGAGGCCGCGCTGGAGAAGTCGCTGGTGCGCGACGTCAAACGCCTGGGAGCGCACGGCTACACCGTGTACGACGTGCGTGGCGAAGGGGCGATGGGTGTGCGCGAAGGCGAGTGGGAGGCCGACCGCACGATCGAGATGAAGGTGATCTGCGAGGCGCAGGTGGCCGACCAGATCGCCGAGCACGTGCTCAACACGTACGCGCCCAATTACGCGGTGACGATGTTCTTCGCCGCGGTGCAGGTGCTGCGCCCGGAGAAGTTCTGA
- a CDS encoding YeaH/YhbH family protein, translating into MPMLQQIIDRRLSGKNKSIGNRERFLRRYRDQIREAVRRAVSGRGIRNLEQGEDITLPRRDVSEPVFGHGPGGKREYVHPGNQEYVKGDRIQRPQGGGGGGAGSGASDSGEGEDDFVFHLTKEEFMQVFFEDLALPHLIRTQLAEVPEWKSHRAGFTSDGTPNNLHVVRSMRGALARRIALGGDARRELRHLDQHLERLKAHPHPTDVMVQHELRETENRIAELRERLKRIPFLDPFDLRYRNRVRTPVPTAKAVMFCLMDVSGSMDEARKDMSKRFFMLLYLFLTRHYEKIDLVFIRHHTQAAEVSEDEFFHATETGGTVVSSALQLMLDIVKARYPSSEWNIYGAQASDGDNWHHDSGRCRQLLAEQILPLCRYYAYVQVAEAEQNLWEEYTQLLETHKNFAMRKVSDAADIYPVFRDLFKKEGAPA; encoded by the coding sequence ATGCCCATGCTCCAGCAGATCATCGATCGCCGGCTGTCGGGCAAGAACAAATCCATCGGCAACCGCGAGCGCTTCCTTCGCCGCTATCGCGATCAGATCCGCGAGGCGGTGCGTCGCGCGGTGAGCGGGCGGGGCATCCGCAACCTCGAGCAGGGCGAAGACATCACCTTGCCCCGGCGCGACGTCTCGGAGCCCGTGTTCGGGCACGGGCCCGGGGGCAAGCGCGAGTACGTGCACCCCGGCAACCAGGAGTACGTCAAGGGCGACCGCATCCAGCGGCCGCAAGGCGGCGGGGGCGGCGGCGCAGGCTCCGGCGCGAGCGACAGCGGCGAGGGCGAGGATGACTTCGTCTTCCACCTGACCAAGGAAGAGTTCATGCAGGTCTTCTTCGAGGACCTGGCCCTGCCGCATTTGATCCGCACGCAGCTGGCCGAAGTGCCGGAATGGAAATCGCACCGCGCGGGCTTCACCAGCGACGGCACGCCGAACAACCTGCACGTGGTGCGCTCGATGCGCGGCGCGCTGGCCCGGCGCATCGCGCTGGGGGGCGATGCGCGCCGGGAGCTGCGCCACCTCGATCAGCACCTGGAGCGGCTGAAGGCGCACCCGCACCCCACCGACGTGATGGTGCAGCACGAACTGCGCGAGACGGAAAACCGCATCGCCGAGCTGCGCGAGCGCCTCAAGCGCATCCCCTTCCTCGACCCGTTCGACCTGCGCTACCGCAACCGGGTGCGCACGCCGGTGCCCACGGCCAAGGCGGTGATGTTCTGCCTGATGGACGTCTCCGGCTCGATGGACGAAGCGCGCAAGGACATGTCCAAGCGCTTCTTCATGCTGTTGTACCTGTTCCTGACCCGGCACTACGAGAAGATCGACCTCGTCTTCATCCGCCACCACACCCAGGCGGCCGAAGTCAGCGAGGACGAGTTCTTCCACGCCACGGAGACCGGCGGCACCGTGGTCTCGAGCGCGCTGCAGCTGATGCTGGACATCGTCAAGGCGCGCTACCCGAGCAGCGAGTGGAACATCTACGGCGCACAGGCCAGCGACGGCGACAACTGGCACCACGACAGCGGCCGCTGCCGGCAGCTGCTGGCCGAGCAGATCCTGCCGCTGTGCCGCTACTACGCCTACGTGCAGGTGGCCGAGGCCGAGCAGAACCTCTGGGAGGAATACACCCAGCTGCTCGAGACGCATAAGAACTTCGCGATGCGCAAGGTCTCCGACGCCGCCGACATCTATCCGGTCTTCCGCGACCTGTTCAAGAAGGAAGGGGCGCCGGCATGA
- a CDS encoding helical backbone metal receptor produces the protein MTPRIASLVPSITELLVDLGLTPWIVARTGFCIHPREVVCTIPKVGGTKDVQLEKLERLAPTHVVVNVDENTRETVEALRRFVPEVVVTHPCDPRDNLALYAQMAEVFGAWGQVRARAAAWSEALHRELDRLEAQRWPERRVLYAIWRDPWMTVARDTYISRMLALVGWHTWPAVEGGPSGAARYPAFEFDERLVSQVDEVLLGSEPYRFTEAHVAEVSARLQALGSTARVRLIDAEMVSWYGSRAVRGLRYLADFAAR, from the coding sequence ATGACGCCGCGTATCGCCAGCCTCGTGCCTTCGATCACCGAGTTGCTGGTGGATCTCGGTCTGACGCCTTGGATCGTCGCGCGCACGGGCTTTTGCATCCATCCCCGCGAGGTGGTGTGCACCATCCCGAAGGTCGGCGGCACCAAGGACGTGCAGCTCGAGAAGCTGGAGCGACTCGCGCCCACGCACGTCGTCGTCAACGTGGACGAGAACACCCGCGAGACGGTCGAGGCGCTGCGGCGCTTCGTGCCCGAAGTGGTGGTGACGCATCCCTGCGATCCGCGCGACAACCTCGCGCTGTATGCCCAGATGGCGGAGGTCTTCGGCGCCTGGGGGCAGGTGCGCGCGCGGGCGGCCGCGTGGAGCGAGGCGCTGCACCGCGAGCTCGACCGGCTGGAGGCGCAGCGCTGGCCCGAGCGGCGGGTGCTCTATGCGATCTGGCGCGATCCGTGGATGACGGTCGCGCGCGACACCTACATCTCGCGCATGCTCGCGCTCGTCGGCTGGCACACCTGGCCGGCGGTCGAGGGTGGCCCGAGCGGTGCGGCCCGCTACCCGGCGTTCGAGTTCGACGAGCGGCTGGTGAGCCAAGTGGACGAGGTGCTGCTCGGCAGCGAGCCCTATCGCTTCACCGAGGCGCACGTGGCCGAGGTGAGTGCGCGCCTGCAGGCGCTGGGCAGCACGGCCCGTGTGCGGCTGATCGATGCCGAGATGGTGAGCTGGTACGGCAGCCGCGCGGTGAGGGGGCTGCGCTACCTCGCCGACTTCGCGGCGCGCTGA
- a CDS encoding PrkA family serine protein kinase, whose protein sequence is MDVISNFAARYERTREEEYSLEEYLEICRRDPLAYATAAERMLKAIGEPELIDTRNDPRLSRIFANKVIKIYPAFREFYGMEDAIEQVVSYFRHAAQGLEEKKQILYLLGPVGGGKSSIAERLKQLMEHVPFYAIKGSPVNESPLGLFDPEEDGSILEKEYGIPRRYLNRILSPWAVKRLEEFGGDIRKFKVVKRYPSILKQIAIAKTEPGDENNQDISSLVGKVDIRKLETYAQDDPDAYSYSGGLCLANQGLLEFVEMFKAPIKVLHPLLTATQEGNFKGTEGFGAIPFDGIVLAHSNESEWKAFRNNKNNEAFLDRIYIVKVPYCLRVSEEIKIYEKLIRNSSLANAPCAPGTLKMMAQFSVLTRLKEPENSSIFSKMQIYDGENLKDTDPKAKSIQEYRDYAGVDEGMSGISTRFAFKILSKVFNFDPAEVAANPVHLMYVLEQQIEREQFPAEVEQKYLSYVKELLAPRYAEFIGKEIQTAYLESYSEYGQNIFDRYVTYADYWIQDQEYRDPDTGEIFDRAALNAELEKIEKPAGISNPKDFRNEIVNFVLRARANNGGKNPLWTSYEKLRTVIEKKMFSNTEELLPVISFNAKSSADEQKKHEDFVNRMVQKGYTPKQVRLLCEWYLRVRKSS, encoded by the coding sequence ATGGACGTGATCAGCAACTTCGCCGCTCGCTACGAGCGCACTCGTGAAGAGGAGTACTCCCTCGAGGAGTACCTCGAGATCTGCCGGCGCGATCCGCTGGCCTACGCCACCGCCGCGGAGCGCATGCTCAAGGCGATCGGCGAGCCTGAGCTGATCGACACGCGCAACGACCCGCGCCTGTCGCGCATCTTCGCGAACAAAGTCATCAAGATCTATCCCGCCTTCCGGGAGTTCTACGGCATGGAAGACGCCATCGAGCAGGTGGTGTCCTACTTCCGCCATGCCGCGCAGGGCCTGGAGGAGAAGAAGCAGATCCTCTACCTGCTGGGGCCGGTGGGCGGCGGCAAGAGCTCCATCGCCGAGCGGCTCAAGCAGTTGATGGAGCACGTGCCCTTCTATGCCATCAAAGGCTCGCCGGTCAACGAATCGCCGCTCGGCCTGTTCGATCCGGAAGAAGACGGCTCGATCCTCGAGAAGGAGTACGGCATCCCTCGCCGCTACCTCAACCGCATCCTGAGCCCCTGGGCGGTCAAGCGGCTGGAGGAGTTCGGCGGCGACATCCGCAAGTTCAAGGTCGTCAAGCGCTACCCGTCGATCCTGAAGCAGATCGCCATCGCCAAGACCGAGCCGGGCGACGAGAACAACCAGGACATCTCCAGCCTGGTCGGCAAGGTTGACATCCGCAAGCTCGAAACCTACGCGCAAGACGACCCGGACGCCTACAGCTACTCCGGCGGCCTGTGCCTGGCCAACCAGGGCCTGCTGGAATTCGTCGAGATGTTCAAGGCGCCGATCAAGGTCCTGCACCCGCTGCTCACCGCCACGCAGGAAGGCAACTTCAAGGGCACGGAAGGCTTTGGCGCCATTCCCTTCGACGGAATCGTCCTCGCGCACTCCAACGAGAGCGAGTGGAAGGCGTTCCGCAACAACAAGAACAACGAGGCCTTCCTCGACCGTATCTACATCGTCAAGGTGCCGTACTGCCTGCGCGTGAGCGAGGAGATCAAGATCTACGAGAAGCTGATCCGCAACTCGTCGCTCGCCAACGCGCCGTGCGCGCCGGGCACGCTGAAGATGATGGCGCAGTTCTCGGTGTTGACGCGCCTCAAGGAGCCCGAGAACTCGAGCATCTTCAGCAAGATGCAGATCTACGACGGCGAGAACCTGAAGGACACGGACCCGAAGGCCAAGTCCATCCAGGAGTACCGGGACTACGCGGGTGTGGACGAGGGCATGAGCGGCATCTCGACGCGCTTCGCGTTCAAGATCCTGTCGAAGGTGTTCAACTTCGACCCCGCCGAGGTGGCGGCCAACCCGGTGCACCTCATGTACGTGCTCGAGCAGCAGATCGAGCGCGAGCAGTTCCCGGCCGAGGTGGAGCAGAAGTACCTCTCGTACGTGAAGGAGCTGCTGGCGCCGCGCTACGCCGAGTTCATCGGCAAGGAGATCCAGACCGCCTACCTGGAGAGCTACTCCGAGTACGGTCAGAACATCTTCGACCGCTACGTCACGTACGCCGACTACTGGATCCAGGACCAGGAATACCGCGATCCGGACACCGGCGAGATCTTCGACCGTGCGGCGCTCAACGCCGAGCTGGAGAAGATCGAGAAGCCGGCCGGCATCAGCAACCCGAAGGACTTCCGCAACGAGATCGTCAACTTCGTGCTGCGCGCGCGCGCCAACAACGGCGGCAAGAACCCGCTGTGGACGAGCTACGAGAAGCTGCGCACCGTGATCGAGAAGAAGATGTTCTCGAACACCGAGGAGCTGCTGCCGGTCATCAGCTTCAACGCGAAGTCCAGCGCCGACGAGCAGAAGAAGCACGAGGACTTCGTCAACCGCATGGTGCAAAAGGGCTACACGCCCAAGCAGGTCCGCCTGCTGTGCGAGTGGTACCTGCGTGTGCGCAAGAGTTCGTGA
- a CDS encoding zinc ribbon domain-containing protein gives MSVSCLECGAENREEAKFCRSCGFALARGSAAAAAPADELPPSALADTVPAALDEARPGPRTIDFDPTEAPPAPAPVPAPAPAPVPALAPAGAAPLAAPAPLAAGFGTSPAARLAQPEADGDLPEPVWASREPLPAGSGGGGRWALVIAALVCLGAAALWFGRTTRLPAVAAGSAAASASLAPVPASSGAEAPPVAAGAQGPSSTAAAPVAVPVAASGAAAGPAGVAEAPSPAGAARGVGAGDGAATPGAAPPRQAGARGPAGPKPAAPADPKPAPKVAAKAPSKPAPAAEAKPRSDVRGEPSRSTAARDEGAGPARPPAAADGSRTSAAAAAEPCAGKNFLMAIVCLKQECSKPAYAQHPKCVDFLEKERQREEREAMFR, from the coding sequence ATGAGCGTGTCTTGCCTCGAATGCGGGGCGGAGAACCGGGAGGAAGCGAAGTTCTGCCGCAGCTGCGGCTTTGCGCTGGCTCGTGGCAGCGCCGCGGCTGCTGCGCCCGCCGACGAACTGCCGCCCAGCGCGCTGGCCGACACCGTGCCGGCCGCCCTGGACGAGGCGCGGCCCGGCCCACGGACCATCGATTTCGACCCCACCGAGGCGCCGCCTGCCCCTGCACCTGTGCCCGCACCGGCACCCGCACCTGTACCTGCGCTTGCCCCTGCGGGGGCGGCCCCGCTCGCCGCGCCGGCACCGCTGGCCGCGGGCTTCGGCACCTCGCCGGCCGCGCGGCTGGCGCAGCCCGAAGCGGATGGGGACCTCCCCGAGCCCGTCTGGGCCTCGCGCGAGCCCCTGCCCGCGGGCAGCGGCGGCGGCGGGCGTTGGGCGCTGGTGATCGCAGCCCTCGTGTGCCTGGGGGCGGCCGCCCTGTGGTTCGGCCGCACGACCCGCCTGCCTGCGGTGGCTGCCGGCAGCGCCGCCGCCTCGGCTTCGCTGGCCCCGGTGCCCGCTTCGTCGGGTGCCGAGGCCCCGCCCGTGGCGGCGGGCGCGCAGGGCCCGTCCTCCACGGCCGCGGCACCCGTGGCGGTGCCCGTCGCCGCCTCGGGCGCGGCGGCGGGCCCGGCGGGCGTGGCCGAGGCCCCCTCGCCAGCCGGCGCGGCGCGCGGCGTGGGTGCGGGCGATGGCGCCGCAACACCGGGTGCCGCGCCGCCACGCCAGGCCGGGGCCCGGGGGCCGGCAGGGCCGAAGCCGGCCGCGCCAGCCGACCCGAAGCCGGCCCCCAAGGTGGCGGCGAAGGCGCCGTCCAAGCCCGCTCCCGCTGCCGAGGCCAAGCCTCGCAGCGACGTCCGGGGCGAGCCCTCGCGCTCGACGGCGGCGCGCGACGAGGGCGCCGGCCCTGCACGGCCGCCGGCTGCGGCCGACGGCTCGCGCACGAGCGCGGCCGCAGCGGCGGAACCGTGCGCCGGCAAGAACTTCCTCATGGCGATCGTCTGCCTCAAGCAGGAATGCTCGAAACCCGCGTACGCACAGCATCCGAAGTGCGTCGACTTCTTGGAGAAGGAACGCCAGCGCGAGGAGCGCGAGGCCATGTTCCGCTAG